Genomic DNA from Channa argus isolate prfri chromosome 2, Channa argus male v1.0, whole genome shotgun sequence:
ATTTTACGACGTGCGCAGAAATGTGGCTACATGACACAAGTGCATAAAACTATGAATCTGGATTGTAGTATCCAATTCTGGTGCAATACAGTTTTCCTAAAAGGACTTTCGGTCACATACTGTAGGCTTGTGATCAGTTTTATTCAATTACTGCTGAATTCTCTTACTGACCACTATGCATGTTTGCACAACACTGATATAGCAGCAGGGAGAGTGACGAGACTCCGTGCTGAAAGAACATCCTGGAAATATAAGTGTGCTAATGATTTAGTTCTCCGAAGCTCAGAGTTTTTCTGAACGTAGTAAATGAAATGTCTGTGAACCCTTACTATCAATGATTGACAGTAAGTACACCAATGATAGCCTTTCCTGGACTTACTTCAGCCAGTAATTTGTATGTGTGGAACGATATGAGACTAACAGACTTTCCAAGAAAGTTCTGGAAACTGTGTATTGGTGCTGAACGTTGGCCAAAATTGACGTCGGATTAACTTTGACCTCTAGCAGTAGCACTCCATGAGAAATCTTTCTCTTGGAAGGTCAATGCAACCCTGGCGGACTCTTAGAAACTGACTATACAACACTGGTTTCTGATAAATggtgcttattattattattattactaacaaAGTACTGAATTTATGTGCAAGGTACAGATTTGTTGTTATTTGCAATACTGttataaactttgttttttgtattcataAAGGTTTTCTTAAGATACTGAAAAGTTGACCTATTTCTTTAAGCTATTATTGCACTGCTGAAATTCAGCTTTAAAGAATGTGTTATTAATTACTCACAGAATAAGCTAATTTGCATGGCAAAAGACATACTGTAGCAATCAAAATATTGGTCCTATGTGAGCTAAGAACCAACATGATAATTTTCATAATGTAAAAATTTTATTCATGTGAGTAATATGAATCATCCATGTTCTTACCTTCAGTGCTGTATTGTCATCAGAGAAATGCTTTGACAATTTGGCACATTGTGTACTGTGTATTGATGAATGCATAAACTGATTATGTCCCACTGGGGGGCAGCACAATAAGCTTTACACATACAATATGGCCAAGTTGCCGGTCTACCAATATTGTAGACACAATACTAACGATTATTTGTCTCCTACTGCATTCTAACTGCAGGTGCTCTCCACCAGTTGTTAAATGCTTCATTATTCTCACCAGTTAATCACCAACTCCACTCTCTTACAAAAAGCTCAATGATTCTTAAAGAGCATCATTCTACAGTATAACGATCCATTGttcatataaaataatatacagcTTTAAATCGTCAGCACAGCTACAATGGTGTTATTAGTGACCTTGGGTGATTATAAGTCAGTTCCGGTTTTGAACTTGGTTTAAAATAAGGGATAAGGTAAATAAGTTGTTCCAACCTAAGTACAACATTAAGCGTGAGGCAGATGTTAATCAAGTGCTGTCTGTGTCTTCAGTGAGTTTAAGGTTATATCTGTTTATTTGGGGtggcacattaaaaaaaaaaaaaaaagggttaaaaaaggttttgtgagatcacacagacacacacacagaccaataAAATCCAGTGAGAACTGCTGATACTGTGATGGTGCTTTATGACAgctataaataacaaaaaatcaGTTGCCCCCACAATGTAGATAAGGGTGAATGGTTACATTGGACAAACGTACGTATATTGGTGCTACATAAGGGTAACAAAGCATTAATAGATGTGTTTATGGCACAGTCATCAGAGGTGGTGTGAAAGACTGCACAATGAGACGGCAACAAAGGCAATGAGCTAGAATATGTGGGGTCAGGGCTACCAAGGCTTTATGATTCGTTAAGGGTCCATGTGAAACAGCGGATGTCAGAGCGCACGTGGTTCTGACCAACTTGGACTCTTACGGCTGTCTACCCCCCTCTGAGCCTGGTGGAACATTCAAATTAAGATCTTTCTCTCGCATGATTAGAACTAGAGCCCcgagatgtgtgtttttttttctttttcaattttttacaATCAGCATATCACAGCCCACAAATTACTACATGTTAGGTAACGTTTGGCACTAGGTGGGTCCACTGAGACAACAGTAATCGCAAGATATACTGGAGAATGCAAGAGTGGTTATGATACAGAACAGATAGACGCTAAAACCAGGTGAAAAATCAAAACACCAAATCCCACACTTCCACACCCTAAATAGAAGTGGGAAAAAACTCAATGGTAATTACAGAGTGTCAATGTACAATAGCTGTGTGTAGAAAACAGATGCATTCATTTAATtatctaaaaaatatttatatttatatattcatatataaatatagtatCTGCATATATTTATATGCACATACTCTTTTGTACAGCGGCTAAACACTTGTTTGGTATTAAAATGTGCACACCTGTatctatttttgtatttaaatattactATTTCAGTTTACACTGCTTACTTaacattttctgcagaaattatgatttaataaagttttaagGAGCTAGGCAACAGTTTTGCCCTCCCTTACATAAAAGATCTTACTCTAGTGGAATGCCAAGAGTTCTTAGAGACAAAAATAGACAACTAGTAGTTTTGTAACTGCCTAATAGCATATAAATGAACTGAAACCCTGGATACTTTCTTTACAAACTGGCCAACttatgagaaacaaaaaaagagaaaagagatcGGAGAGCGTTCAAATAGTCAGCGTCTGCCAGCTGATTTACACGTTTGTTGAAGAACACTGAATCTAATATACTGCAAAATCCTGCaatgtgttgtgttgctgcaggAGAAATGCCAATTGCAGTCTGCTATTGGTCAAGAAAAGATTTTCTCCATTGAGGAGGTAAATAGGTTATGCAAACAGTGTATGAATGGCCAAGACACAGCACATACTGCGTATTCCTCTGTCAGAGGACTTTCTTGTTGTTCATGAAGAGATTACAAACTACTTCAGTCACccagattttttaattttcttagcttttaaagtgtgtttaatatttatgacatAACTTCttgcaaaataattatttaacttTGCGTGAATCCTGagtaacctttaaaaaaatacttataatCAAAAAAGGAAAACGAATCCATTCATTGAAACAGCACTCCTAAACTGAATGCAACATGTTAAACACCAGAGGACATTTCACTGATTAAAAACCAACCATTACTGaaaggacacacaaacatacacacaaattacaaagtaaaataattaaaaatgtgctctCTTTCTCCGCGCTCATTCTCTCCCTCACATTCCTGCcaaaaatattcacacacataaacaaaataaagcaaggAGAATTAaatctcaacaacaacaaaacaaaagatgggTGGTACACATGAGTAAAAGCATCAAAAATGATGCAGATATAATGCTATTAATCAGTCAACATAATGTCTCTGTGACTGAGTCTGATACAGTGTTTTGTGTCGCCAGCAAGGAGAGAGAACTACACAAGCCTAGGCTCTGGGCCAATACGAACTTAGTAAAGGTTCCGACAGGCACATTtgtgagatatatatatatatatatatatatatatatatatatatatatatatatatatatatatatatatatatatatatacacacacacacacacacacacacgtatatatatttatatatacgtATAAATACacgtgtatatatacacatatatacgtatatatacacatatatacatacacacacatatatatgtatatataaatcaaaaatatacCTGACATTGAGGCTGAAACAGTCTCAGTCTCTTGTCTTTCATGTTTGAACTGTTCACTTTGGTAAAGGGTTTTAATCACTTCATGATGTCGCTTACTTCATAGTTTCTTTTCCCTctaccttttatttttaaatagacaGGAACTGTTTTGTACCTAGGGGAGGTGTAAGCGCTTTGCATTCAAGGCAGCATCACAGCCAAGTTACCATGAAGGGCAAGTTAATGCTGGACCCCCTCCACACTCTTCTTCTGCACCTTTCTCCTCAGTTCTGgtgctttttgtctgtgtgcactTGACTCTCCATGAGGTGAAAGTGCATAGGAGTTTGGCTCCCACCATTGCAGCAAGGATCCGCTCACAGTAGTAAGGCCTTTTTGTTTCTCCAAAAACAATGTGACTGCTTAAGCATCTGAGTGTCTGCACAGTGACTCTTTcagtatatatgtatgtgtgtgtgagagagagagagagggacggagcacaatgtgttttatgtgcatttgtcaCTGTCTGCAGGTTTCTCATGTTGAGTTCATGTCGATGAACAGGCAGGTGCTCAAAGGACTCAGGTCCTTATACTGCCTGCTTTTTCCTCCATCCTCCTGCTACTGAcgctcctctccctcctcctcctcctggatCACCTGGATGTCATCTGACAAGGAGGTGGGCAGGCTGGCTGGCACGCTGGGGAGCATATTGTCTGGCTGTTGCTGTTTGCTGAGCTCTttgctcttctcctcctcctcaatgATCTTCTTCCACACCTTGTGGTTCTCCGTCAGGTGCTGCATTATGCTGCAAAACAACCTGCGGCGCTTCCTTCTTTCTGCagtgaacaaaaagaaacaatgtgttCAGGAAAATGTTGTTGAGGGTAACTGTAATGTAAACACTGCCTTGGTGATGAAGTGTTAGTGGATATCTTACTTGGTGCTAGCTCATCTTCTagctcatcctcctcatcctcatcttcatctgtgtctgtgtccaccTGCCCCTCCTCACCGTCTTCATCTGATCCAGATTCATTAATCCAGTAGCCCGGAAGTAGGCCAGCAGCATCGTAGGAGTTACAAAGCGGTCCTACAATATGTGTTATGAAGGACTCTTGCAGCTTGGCCAGCTGTGGGGAGGAGCGGTCCATGAAGGGACTGATGGGTAATCCCAACTTGGCCTCCTCATCTCCCTGCAGATCCAAAATAAAGATTACAGTCAAAAATTCACGCTAAGCTTTGACACTTCATCGGACTACATCACTGTTTGACTGACATTATTCTTGTTTTATGGCATCGGGTTTTGCAACATTTAAAAGCCAAATATGCAGCGCTAAGACAATAAAGACCAAAATCTTAACAGATGTTAACCTTTAACTGCTACGTCTTTTGGAAAAagaatgttcatgtttttttcatttttgtctgtttaaatacaaatgtccaGAGCCcatgtaaaaactgaaagagaCTCCACAGTCCTTTTTCTGTGCAAAAGTGGattcaaatgtaaatctaaagTTAAAATGAGGCTTCATCAGTTGGACATAGTCAAATCAAAAGAATATCTTacaaagttgtgtttttcttttaattaaataaaattccCTCTGTGTTTCCCTGGACAGTGATTCCCAGATGAAATGTAGTGGGGGGAAAAATAAAGGGAATTTCGTGATAAAAAGCTCCAACTTTGAAAGATATTGAATTTTTATAACTAATTTCAAAGACTGAAGACTTATTGTCTCaacataattgttttaataaaccaCATTTTAAAGGGATCTCTGTACGACAAACGGTTACAGCAAGCAAAGCCTGGTTCCTTACtgtagtaaaatgtttttttaaatatatactttaTAAATTGTTGTTGGACAGCTGTACATGCATAATGGTGCTAGTACATGGAGGAAGCATGAATCACTCCACCAACCCTGCGGCTGGTGGACAACTAAGCCACGGCTGCTccagacagaaaaatgtaaagctaTCCTTGAACTctgattatttttcaaattttttgtcTTTGGCACTTTGTTTTTGAGACTTTTTCAGATATAAATATGGTAAATATTTGCTCTGTCTAAAGGTGTGGTGAGAATGAGATTTATTCTGGgtacaataaaaaatgataatCTTGTTCTAAGATACTGCTTTTGGtttctcttttaaaaactgcattataattataaaaacaaatccaaattaaTTAAAGACACTGCAGCATTAGAATGCTGTCTGTACCTGCTCATAAAACTCATTGACGATCCCTTCCGTCCACTTGAGGTGCAGGTCACGGACTTTGGCCGGTCCGTTGATATCAGCCAGCTTGATACACACTTGGCACACCAGCAGTCTGTCGTTCTCATTAGTCCAATCAATTCCTGGACTGTTCACATCATTCACCTGttagcaaacaaacaaagacagataactttttaaaacggtttattttgaattcattacacattcacattcattttaaacatgcttATTAAAATTTTCAAGTCATTTTTCCACTAGAAATTAAAGGGTCAATAAATAATCATCAATcctatatataacatatatatcaTATAACTCAGCAATGTCAGACCTTGGCATTGAACTCAGCAAGGAAGTCAAAGTGTTTCTTGAGGTCTGTGGCCAGTATAGCCTCGATAACGAGGAAGCGAAAACGCTTGAATTCCATGTGATCCAGGTTGACCAGAAAGTTGAACTCGGGCTGGGACAGGTAGAGGCTCCAGGCAGATGCTGCGTGGTGGTTCTCCAGCACTGAGCGGTCATTATACAGCACTGCCTGCAGCACACAGGAAGGAAAAGCCAAGTGGTGAGAGATGGAAAGATGACATGTTAAGTCGTCATACTGTCCTACAATTTCCACTAAAATGTCAGCTGCAAATTCGCTTACGTAATGTTTCTGCGTGTGTGTTATGCAAGATGTGATGCATTAAGAAAGAGCAcagcactaaaaaaaaatttaatgaatGGGGTGTGTGGCCATTTGGTTACACATTTAGAAAGTGAACAGGCTCAAATGCAAATAAGCCTGAAAGATACCTAAAAGATCCTTTTAATAGATGTGGTGGTTGTCCGCATCATTAGCAATCAATAGGTTCAGGGTTCATCTCCTTTCTTGCAAAACCCAGACACTGTGAGTGCTATCACTGGTCATATTgtgaaaatacaatatttaaactGGGGCACGCCGCTAACCTTTCCACCCCCATTTAAATGACGGACCGCAATGAGAGCACACAATGGAATTAAATGGCCATGTGGTGGGGAGTTAATCTTAATTATGATCTTTATTTGAGACACACTTTGGAGAGATTATTTCACTTAGTGTCAGTGTCCGGATACAAATAATGATGGTTCTTGGCTggttatttgtttaattaatttacactCCTGGATGTATAGCTGGGGTTTCTCTTATGGAGCATGTCAGGAATGTTCATGTAAGTTGAATGTTGACTGTCAAGTTAAAGATTAACTGTAGAGACATATGGTTTCTGTAGGATaacaataatacataaaaacaaacaatgcagtGAATTGGTTTTAgttccacaaacaaaaaacgGGGCCGTCACTGAGAAGTACTGCACATGTACGACAAAAaccaatatgtaaatatttaaagaaaaagaaaaagatttggaCAAATCCAATTTTGTGTGTCTCCTCATGAGTGGGTTGATCACTGATATCTATTTGTGTTGAGTGGCAGTTTTTCCGTGGCTGGGAGGAATCAGACGAAAGTCAGCCATGCCGTAACCACCAGGGGCCACTCAGACAGATACTGTCACTACTGCAGAGACACTGtcatttgattttatgtttatgtactGCACTCAGGAACAAGAAATCAGGGGTGTTTGCTCTTGGAACAATTACCCTCTATTTCCAGTAGATAGCTCAATGAAATACCGATAAGAGATAAACGATGATACttaagcaaatattttaaattatttaggaCATTGTTGATTTCTTTGGACATATACTCCATCTTTGCATAAACCCTTATTTTGATCACAAAGTTCTTTGtttctgtatatgtgtatacatacatatacatacatatctgTATGATATGTGTCCTTAATGGAAGTCTGTCAATTCATTCCACAACACTTTCAGGTACCCGTAACTGCAAGTTACCTGAGGTGCATTAGTGGCTACTAGAAAGGCATTTGTGCGACCTGGATGGTCATAGTCATGCATTGCAGCTGCTACATAAAGGGCCATGAGCTCCAAGGCAGGTATGTTCCAGGCCAGACATCCATAGCTGTCATCTGAAATTGAGGAGCTCTTGGAGGAGGCATAGGATATTCTGCCTGGAGAGATCCCACTATCTGAATCTGaaacatgacaacaaacaagatgagtgtcactaatgacaaataaatattaaatgtatgcTGAAACATCACGTTCGACTTCTAATTTTTcctcatttaaagttttttttatctgcagaaGAGCAGGCAGCAGATACTTACTGTTGAATATAGCCATAGAGACACTCCTATTCATTCAGTCaattaatgtgtttaatatgtCATATCGCTGCATTTTCTCTTCCACTTCTCTGTCCCCTCTTATCAAATGACAGCTGTTCTTTTAGCTTCAGTGGGAGGTGGCAATGGCTAAGCCTCAGATCATTTTTACTAGAGCTCAAATAACATTAGCAGAGATGAGCCAAAGAATATCTGCACGTTAAACTAAACCATCTGTTCTATTTAGTGTAAAGGCCACATCACGTAAAAATCTAGAAACTTCTAAAAGCCATAAACAGACAGTGAgtcaatattaatattactgATTTGTCACAtgctattaaaaaaagacttttttcttttcatttagttgATAAGTCAATTAgactttttcaaatgtgttgaaaaAGTCTAATTCCTGCACGTCTAAAAACTTAAAGAATATCTAATTATCTTGAGGTCTCAAGGTCAtcaacaaaaattaaacaaatcatgACTATAGTTTTCCATGTACTGAAGTTTTCTGTACTCTGAGAAAATGATTGTTTAtctatatgtttgtgtgtgtttgtgtattccACACATTGTAACAATGACTTTATGTGTGTCAGTAATGTTCAcctgtgtcacttcctgtcacaTGCTCACTGTGGATCTGCTGGAACCCAGGGATTGGTCGAGTGGTCAGGTACCAGACAGCATGGAGTACATCAGTAGCGTGGACCCGGTTatgatctgtgtgtttgtaaccACTTATTACCAAGTACAACAGCAATAATTCAAAATATGAGATTATTAGTCGGCATTAAACTGCACTTTATCCTTGTCAAATAATATTTACTACATCAAAAATCCACATGAACATGCTGagataacacaaaaacaaaaacatgaaaatggtGAACATAAGTATGAACACTTCAGTGTACTACTCACAGGGAATGTCTCTGTAGCCATTTTCCAGAGCACAAAAATATGTCATGAACTCCCTCACAGGAATCTTGAAAATTTCAAACAGACACATATCCTGGAAAAGGGTGTACGTCACCTGAGGAAACAAAAATCAGTTTCACTGAAGCGTCAATCAGGACATACGATAACAAACagcatgaaaacataaaaatgcattgAATACGTTTTAGTTTTCTTAAGATATTTATCAGGAGGTGGATTACTCCgtcaatgaaaacacaaactactACAGCGACAGGAGATTGTTGGTTTGTGCTTATTGTACTAACATAGCTGAGTATCCTTCCGGTTTTCCCTCCTGTTGTATCCACCAGGTCAAAGATCTGGAAGTTCCAGGTGTTCATTCTCTCCATGAGAGCCTCATGGTCCTCAAGTAATAGATCTAGTTTAAACTCCGGCTCATCCTTGAGACAATCGAACAATACACATTGCAGAGGTTAACACAGACATTGTTTCCTCTGacacataatgttttaaatatggaAAAATGTGCATTGCAAAAACActgatatatttttatacatcttcaccatataaaaaaaaagaagcagaaataaaaattgaataaaGGGTAAGATGGAGGAACATAACCTGTTATCTGTCTATGCAAACCCACACAATACTAACTAAAAATAATTAGGTAAACATTTTTGTGGGTTCAATGGTTAAAGCAACCATGTATCAAAGTGGTCAtgaacaaaaagagaataaCCTTTATACTTCATCGCTGAACGCTACATCAGAGCTAAATAATAGAAATCCAAGTAGAAGTTTACACGGTTGCTTCTGCAGAGTCAAAATGCCAATGACAAGACAAATAGAATACTTGCACCATCTGCTGTGCTGCAGCAGACAGTTACAGTGTAAGAAGCTGCTCTCTGATCAAGCACACCTCTGATTCCTGAGTCTCCTGCTCTGCGCTCGggctcttctccttctcctcccccaCCTGCCCCTGGTTCCCTGCAACATCTGGACTCCCGTCTCCAGACACGTCCACCTCCACGCTCTCCTCCCTGATCAGAGGCTCTCCTGTGAACTCCAGCACTTCAGCTCCTGCATatacaaaacacagcagaggacAAGAATAAACAAACGGCCATTTGAACAAATTTGTTCAATTTATTCAAATTCATTCATCATAATTAATTTACTCTAAATGTATCTGTATGAACTTTTGACATCagaattaataatatataataaagacattgttgaaaaatatttcaacaatgaCTTGCCTTAAACAGGTAAATGTTGTACCAGAAGGTAACGTAGGATGGAATAATAGCTCATGGTATAGGTATTCAACTTTTTGTTACAAAATTGACAATTTTTAGGTTtattacaaaatgcaaatagGTCAATTTGGGTCTGCCTGTGTCATTGCATGGACTTGCATTACTTGTGTAGTCCAGCAGAGAGCACCACTAACCCTCTAAACAGATTACACTTAAAACTCCTTAAAGCTGGTGAAGATTATCTGCTACCACTCCGTGACACTATATAATGTGCTCTAAATGTAAGTGCATGTACCTGAACGCCTCTGTTGAGCTTCACTGCTAAATGGTTGATGAGAATCCCCTGTGTCACCACTGGAGACTCCCTTGAGTATTTGACGACCACAGCTAGAATGGACAGACAATCACAGACATGACATGACAGACCAGTGACGGAGGACAAATTATGCTCAAACTActaacataaacaacatactaACACGCCACTCGTCTCACCTATTACAGAGGGGAAAGGTGGAGCTACGGAAATCAGATGAGCTGAGGGTGTAGCCCAAGGGCTTGTGCAGGTTCAGGTTGACACTTGGCTTTGTCAGGAAGTCAGCCGTGTCTGGGAACTCCACAGGCGATCGAGTGACGAGGGACGATGAGGAGCTTGCACCAATTGCAGGAGGACTATGGCTTGGTGAGGTGACTGGGCTCAGGCTAGGAGATGTGCCTGGAGAGTGTGAAGGTAGAACAGGATGGAAAATGGGAAAATACTCTGTCAAAACATGAGCAATTCTGCAAAGTGTAGCATATATGGGATGTTTTAGGATAATGTCTCACATGCTCTCCTAGGCCCTGCATGGTATGTGAGGGTAACAGAGGAAGACCTCTGCTTGGGAATGGTGAGCAGGTTTGCACTGGGGCCATTAGACAGACCTGAGCTggagcacaaaacacacacacattcaagtTGTCagatgttttgatttatttggtgCACAAAGCACTACAATCTAAGGCTACACTCTTTAACGCCTCTGAAACAAAACGAAAAATGATGATCAAAAAGTTGTAGCGGTAGCATCAATAGTTTTGTACTGCCATCCTGTGGAGACATCACAGCATAGTACCCTGCATTCTAGATTAGATTACACTTAGAGAAACCTCGCTTTACGTCAGTGCACGTAAACAGTGTGCATCTTTTTAGAATCCAGTTAAACTCATTAACACATTGTGTACAATGCACATGTGTTAAAGAGAGCTTTTATCAAAAGGCCGATGTTACAATTATATGTTACCAACTCTTCCTGCTTCTGGTTGCTCTTTACAGGGTGAAACTCACATGTTTTATCAGAACAAGAATAAACAATCATTCTTTGACTGTCTTGGAATCTGTAGTGAATACTGATTTATTATAGACATAAACAAGCTGAAAATCATTAACTGtaggaatatttaccttttccatGTTTATTAACAATCATGTTCACCTTTCTTGCAGAATTTCCTAGAAATTAACAACTAAATACAGGCTAGGTTGCAGGACATTACTGTATAAAGAATGTTTCCAGGAAATTATGTGGAAAATACAGGATCTGTAGTATAAAGCATTATCTCTGAAAACAACAGGTCGACATAATAACAGAAGGGTAAAATAGGCAACGAATGACCTGCTCAGTCGTGGTTTTAGGGAATATGAGGTGACTTAATGAGTAATTATCTGTCACCATCACTAATATATTGATGATAAACAGTAGGTTAATTTAATAGCATGGATGTGTAGTGAGGTAAGGGACATGCAAGCAAAAATAAACTTGAGAACTTCAAGTCTGGTCTCTTAGCCCTAACTAAATGTGATCTATATTCTTCCATGGTCCTCAATTCTCTAAGGCCCGTTCGTAACTctatttagagaaaaaaaaagacaaagagaaaaaaaaaaacccttattTCACTGTGCACAGGTGCTGCTGAACCACCTGTGAAGCTGGAGGACAAACATTGTTGTTCTTTTCCTGCAAGAGAAACCATTAATCTGGTCCAGAATTGGGCAGATTTAGGATACAGCTCAGAGACAATGTAATGAGCAATGCtaaagacagtgtgtgtttcaggaaGTAACGTGTACAGCTCTGTTTGTGTTGATACCTGGTCAAGTTGAGGTCAGGGTGGGGTCTCTTGCTGTTGCTGCGTTCCCAGCGTGAAGAGTcaagaggaggcagagcagaggacgaggaggaggaggaggttgaaCTCCGCCTGGGCTGAGGAGTGGGGAGGCTGTTTCTGCTGCTCAGACCCTGATGAGGAAGTATACATGTATGTTTTATACACAAACTCACAAGGCAGGTTATGTAGCACAAACATCATGACACCATAAAGTTACGAGCACACTGTAACTTGTGTCATGTTCAGGCTGGTACCAGCAGTGTCTCGTGGGTGATACCTGGCTCCATATGGGTTCTAGAGTCGTGTCTCTTTTTACCATATGAGCTGCATAGTTACAGAGATAAGGTGCAAATTTTAGCTCATTCTGACTTATTGACTGAACCGCTCTTATCTCTTTGTGTGGCCATACAAGTTTCATGCAGTAGTAAAGTTTTACCCCACCTTAAGGGTTTTCCTGTCACTCCTCTCCACAGAGTCCTCCACCTCATCACATGGGTAGAAACCTGGGAAGGGGGTGAAGGGGTTCACCCTGGGACGGCACGAGCCTGAGAAGGTCCCCATGAGGCTGGAGATGCTGCGCAGTGCTGAGATAGTGTGTGGCGTCAAAGACGAGTCCGTCAGCAGCTCTGACACCAAGTTCCTGGCCTCGTTGATGACGGAGAGGTCCACGCCATTGCCACTCACCGCACCCTGCCATGTGCACATATATCAGATTAGAGAACAGGACAGGAGGCTAGAGGGCAACTTCAGTAATTGCTGCACATTATTTGTATTACACACACTAAGAACATTAGcttgaaaaatgtttgcatgcaaGTTTTGCTTAAAGCCATTCCCCCCCTCCCCGTCCAAAAAGATTCGAAATTTTGGCTCATGGTTTAAGCGGGTTCCCATTTTCTGATTCATGCCCCTAACTTAAAGTTACAatgtgcaacttaagctagtGCTGAAGTACACTTGGAATAAGTCCTCTCCGACGTCTTGGATTCTAGCTCTGCACAGCCCTCACACGTGGGAACAATGGCATCAGGTACATGGTTACATGTACATGGTACATGGTCAGGTACACTCACTACACTTCATCTTTCTTCAGGAATCCCATTTTCTCCTTGCTGATGTCTCCTCTCCCACCTTTTTCATCTCCTGTTGTCTCCCTCTCATCC
This window encodes:
- the pde3b gene encoding cGMP-inhibited 3',5'-cyclic phosphodiesterase 3B, which encodes MAAREEGETLHSKTRHHDGAGSVNRSEGFRNGYVKSCVTPLKQDHQRGFLFNVCRFCNQDILNSKLLKVSAFYVGAFVIFAVSFLISRSLQSDSLWDLRTFLSGFSQSISPLFSIGCAFFFLTFYLRRKKKESNKCWLMSLPASCYLGDFLVLRFLQWGEDQHQMQMVGRLFFVLGCVGLLTLIPTLKLKHSVLILVFASIVWLVSFTSLSSLPALLRPLLACFAGASGSLLGLSFDRYYPSREAPSGISSAEEKVPVIRPRRRSSCVSLGETSTSYYGSCKMPRRPSLPCISREQMILWDWDLKHWYKPQYQGAVSGNGVDLSVINEARNLVSELLTDSSLTPHTISALRSISSLMGTFSGSCRPRVNPFTPFPGFYPCDEVEDSVERSDRKTLKGLSSRNSLPTPQPRRSSTSSSSSSSALPPLDSSRWERSNSKRPHPDLNLTSSGLSNGPSANLLTIPKQRSSSVTLTYHAGPRRACTSPSLSPVTSPSHSPPAIGASSSSSLVTRSPVEFPDTADFLTKPSVNLNLHKPLGYTLSSSDFRSSTFPLCNSCGRQILKGVSSGDTGDSHQPFSSEAQQRRSGAEVLEFTGEPLIREESVEVDVSGDGSPDVAGNQGQVGEEKEKSPSAEQETQESEDEPEFKLDLLLEDHEALMERMNTWNFQIFDLVDTTGGKTGRILSYVTYTLFQDMCLFEIFKIPVREFMTYFCALENGYRDIPYHNRVHATDVLHAVWYLTTRPIPGFQQIHSEHVTGSDTDSDSGISPGRISYASSKSSSISDDSYGCLAWNIPALELMALYVAAAMHDYDHPGRTNAFLVATNAPQAVLYNDRSVLENHHAASAWSLYLSQPEFNFLVNLDHMEFKRFRFLVIEAILATDLKKHFDFLAEFNAKVNDVNSPGIDWTNENDRLLVCQVCIKLADINGPAKVRDLHLKWTEGIVNEFYEQGDEEAKLGLPISPFMDRSSPQLAKLQESFITHIVGPLCNSYDAAGLLPGYWINESGSDEDGEEGQVDTDTDEDEDEEDELEDELAPKRRKRRRLFCSIMQHLTENHKVWKKIIEEEEKSKELSKQQQPDNMLPSVPASLPTSLSDDIQVIQEEEEGEERQ